TCactacctcccatggccggcgTGCCAGCAACCCTCTCCCACTGGTCGTCGCTGTGCCCTCACCCCTCTACCTTTCTCCGACCACCGCCCCTCGTGCTGCACCTTCCCCCAACCCCACGCCCCACCTTCTATGCCAGCCGCCACCCTCCTCTTTCTCTAGTGCCACCCACGGCAATGGCGAGATCCACCGCCACCGGGCCTCGGCACGGCCTCAACCACCGGATCCGGCCACCACGGCCCCCCGGCGCAGCCTCAACCACCGGATCCGGCCACCACCAGCCCACGACACGGCATTCAACCACCGGATTCCGGCTACCACCGGCCCCCGACGCGCCTTGAAACCACCGGAATTGGCCGCGACGGCCATGGGTGCGGCAACCAGCCCCCCATCTTCCCTTGGGCGGCTGTGAACTTCATCTCCATCACCGATGAGCCTCCCCTCTCCTCTGGCCGGATTCCAGCGATCTCCATCGTGCCATGGCCTGTCTCGCGCCGGATTCGGCCGCCGGGGCCACTGGATCCATGGCAAGTGGATCCCGTGCGTGCTAGATCCGGCTGTGGTGCGCCCCTCCACTCCATGCAGTTCTCTTCCCATGAGGCTCGCCGTTCTCGATCCCGAGATCCTGGGCTCCTCAATGACGACTCTGAAGCACAACCGTGGCCGAGGGCAATGGCAGCACCGCCGCCGGACGGCCGGAGTCCTGCTCCTCTCCTTGTTCTCGTCCTTGTTTGTGTTCAGGCGCGGCTATCAGTGTCGGCTGCTGCGGGCGTCACGTGCAGCTCGTCCAATGGGGTCGAGAAGTATGTCCCATGGGACAGCACAGTACTGTGTGGAATCCTAGTACTGGACTGGCTTGGTCTTTCAACGAGCTCCACCGGTCGTCCGCCGGCGGGATCCTCTGGTGAGCACTGCCCCTATTCCCCCTTTTATCTTCTCCCACCTCTCCTAATATTTTTTTGTTGCCGGAGCTGCGCCGACAAGGGCTCACTGTTGCTTCTCATTGCAGCT
Above is a window of Triticum dicoccoides isolate Atlit2015 ecotype Zavitan chromosome 5B, WEW_v2.0, whole genome shotgun sequence DNA encoding:
- the LOC119305074 gene encoding uncharacterized protein LOC119305074, which codes for MQFSSHEARRSRSRDPGLLNDDSEAQPWPRAMAAPPPDGRSPAPLLVLVLVCVQARLSVSAAAGVTCSSSNGVEKYVPWDSTVLCGILVLDWLGLSTSSTGRPPAGSSVQVASHCSSVGSPVQYAGT